In a genomic window of Halobiforma lacisalsi AJ5:
- a CDS encoding universal stress protein: MYEKILIPTDGSDTAAGAVDHGIDLAEKYDAEVHALYVVDTDSMSITLGGEQLDRIEQGQFDEMDEIRERAESATGYVADRARERDVPAVEHISAGRPHSLIGDYVEDNGIDLVVMGSHGRSGITRALLGSVTERTLRSTHVPILVVDAQAE, encoded by the coding sequence ATGTACGAGAAAATCCTCATTCCGACCGACGGAAGCGACACGGCAGCCGGTGCCGTCGATCACGGCATCGATCTCGCCGAAAAGTACGACGCCGAGGTTCACGCCCTGTACGTGGTCGATACCGACTCGATGAGTATCACCCTGGGCGGCGAACAACTCGATCGCATCGAACAGGGGCAGTTCGACGAGATGGACGAGATCCGGGAACGGGCCGAAAGCGCCACCGGGTACGTCGCGGACCGGGCCCGGGAACGTGACGTTCCGGCCGTCGAGCACATTTCGGCGGGACGACCCCACTCGCTGATCGGCGATTACGTCGAGGACAACGGCATCGACCTCGTCGTCATGGGCTCACACGGCCGTTCGGGCATCACGCGGGCGCTGCTCGGCAGCGTCACCGAACGAACGCTCCGGTCGACGCACGTGCCGATCCTGGTCGTCGACGCGCAGGCCGAGTAG
- a CDS encoding amphi-Trp domain-containing protein → MSETTSYEEEVPREEAADLLQALASEVRGDSGDIAEVQVGNKTLTLRPGATVEYGIEIEERSPMLGGDREEITVTIGWEASEAE, encoded by the coding sequence GTGAGCGAAACCACCAGCTACGAGGAAGAGGTCCCGCGCGAAGAGGCGGCCGACCTGCTACAGGCGCTCGCCAGCGAGGTCCGCGGCGACAGCGGGGACATCGCGGAGGTACAGGTCGGCAACAAGACGCTGACGCTCCGTCCCGGCGCGACGGTCGAGTACGGTATCGAGATCGAGGAACGCTCGCCCATGCTCGGCGGCGACCGCGAGGAGATTACCGTCACTATCGGCTGGGAAGCAAGCGAGGCGGAGTGA
- the tfe gene encoding transcription factor E, whose translation MAFEDLLEDPVVQKYLHELVGPKGMPVAAAPPDGEVTDEELAEELDLELNDVRRALFILYENDLASYRRLRDEDSGWLTYLWTFEYDNIPENLEEEMYRLHDALEERQEYERNHEFYLCEICSIRFEFGEAMDYGFECPECGSPVESMDNDRLINAMHDRIEALEDELNIEKTDAEA comes from the coding sequence ATGGCTTTTGAGGACCTGCTCGAGGATCCGGTCGTCCAGAAGTACTTACACGAGCTGGTCGGTCCCAAGGGGATGCCCGTCGCGGCGGCGCCGCCGGACGGGGAAGTGACCGACGAGGAACTCGCCGAAGAGCTCGATCTCGAGCTGAACGACGTGCGCCGGGCGCTGTTTATCCTGTACGAGAACGACCTCGCCAGCTACCGACGGCTGCGCGACGAGGACTCCGGCTGGCTCACCTACCTCTGGACCTTCGAGTACGACAATATCCCGGAGAACCTCGAGGAAGAGATGTACCGGCTCCACGACGCCCTGGAGGAGCGCCAGGAGTACGAGCGCAACCACGAATTCTACCTCTGTGAGATCTGTTCGATCCGGTTCGAGTTCGGCGAGGCGATGGACTACGGGTTCGAGTGTCCCGAGTGTGGCTCGCCGGTCGAATCGATGGACAACGATCGACTGATCAACGCGATGCACGACCGGATCGAGGCGCTCGAGGACGAACTCAACATCGAGAAAACGGACGCGGAAGCCTGA
- a CDS encoding DUF4212 domain-containing protein produces the protein MRDNNTQDSDDELETDGGVAGGHGQAHRDTDYLNQEVNLLKPSTPFMRDHLRVVWTGFVIWVVAVFGPVTLTYLATDAMTTQMPVLGFPWHYFLVAFGAPTSALLLSVWYSRKRDALDEKYGIDHTTPEGTEHGGATAADGGVDE, from the coding sequence ATGAGAGATAATAACACTCAAGATTCGGACGACGAACTCGAAACGGACGGTGGGGTGGCCGGCGGACACGGCCAGGCCCACCGAGACACCGACTACCTCAACCAGGAGGTCAACCTGCTCAAGCCCAGCACCCCGTTCATGCGCGACCATTTGCGGGTGGTCTGGACGGGGTTCGTGATCTGGGTCGTGGCCGTGTTTGGACCGGTGACGCTGACGTACCTGGCGACGGACGCGATGACGACCCAGATGCCGGTGCTTGGTTTCCCGTGGCACTACTTCCTGGTCGCGTTCGGCGCGCCGACCAGCGCCTTGCTCCTGTCGGTGTGGTACTCGCGCAAGCGGGACGCGCTCGACGAGAAGTACGGTATCGATCACACGACCCCCGAAGGAACCGAACACGGCGGAGCGACGGCCGCCGACGGTGGTGTTGACGAATGA
- a CDS encoding chemotaxis protein CheW: protein MTPPSDVDDPVPDDDRHPDANSSHGSNRDAGPLRVLTFGLADDRYCVRTDAIATVLGVSDPEPVMSAPEPWNAGTITVDGERVRIVDLARIFTGVGAGSSDRPQPAEPTLLVLGVTDGDGAYYGWLVDRVGRTRTIERDALEPPRVATSHVEGRFTLEDGGAILLDERAIHG from the coding sequence ATGACCCCGCCCTCCGACGTCGACGATCCGGTCCCTGACGACGACCGGCACCCGGACGCGAACTCGAGTCACGGTTCGAACCGCGACGCCGGTCCGCTCCGGGTCCTCACGTTCGGCCTCGCCGACGACCGCTACTGCGTCCGGACGGACGCTATCGCGACCGTGCTCGGCGTGTCCGACCCCGAACCCGTAATGAGTGCTCCGGAGCCGTGGAACGCGGGTACGATCACCGTCGACGGCGAACGCGTCCGGATCGTCGACCTGGCGCGGATCTTCACCGGCGTCGGAGCCGGGTCCAGCGACCGCCCCCAGCCGGCGGAGCCGACGTTGCTCGTTCTCGGAGTGACGGACGGCGACGGCGCCTACTACGGGTGGCTCGTCGATCGCGTCGGCAGGACCAGGACGATCGAGCGCGACGCCCTCGAACCGCCGCGGGTCGCCACCAGCCACGTCGAGGGCCGGTTCACCCTCGAGGACGGCGGCGCGATCCTGCTCGACGAGCGGGCGATCCACGGCTGA
- a CDS encoding bacterio-opsin activator domain-containing protein has product MSVDAGKADVLSRRQYESLLDAAETYREALVVRLCGDVGLRPAELARLTIDDVEQARIDPPRYLVRVPGTEEGRDGRTAYLPTRVERELRRYARSNDLSPADRIFSVTPRRLQMLVSDVADRAADLYDDPALADVSTGDLRHYFAYRSLVDRGINPRVVKAAGGWRSFEALESYLPEPTEAEIVDAFEAIERPSDPRGRDRSRAGDRADTVGDDSVVRLLLAASDQYALVRLDEDGYVERWNRSAAAMFGYRAGEIVGTHVSAFYPDDAVDEGEPERVLSAALEDSGHEVEGWRVRKDGSTFRATTVVTPLRDDRGRHRGYALFVRDVSSYYDELADLRGRRAELERRYALARRHRELTESLLEADDHEAVETETCETLARGDGYEFAWIDRTTMADRRREWRVASGIEPDAIDPLAPETWEAGSTEDDDRSEGEGDRDSSIRVAERDGRTFARVPLAYGDTTYGTLTVTTDRESAFDGDERSWLATIGRQVGYAITAVRRRNLLLSDRVVEFDLACRDDRSFLVDVSERLDCRFELDSLVPTSESTQLYYLRLEDAEPAAVFDLAQESDSVADFRLIETYEDGWRVEFVVEGSSPLLTLSEYGVTVRAATVESGTATITGECAGDADLRTIVDGFRAAFPDSELVGKREAERTVRTAREFREGLEERLTDRQVAALRAAYFGGYYDWPRESTAEEIADAMGVSSPTLHNHLRKGQHELLRTFFDDPSDDRQESDGERAATTE; this is encoded by the coding sequence ATGAGCGTCGATGCGGGGAAGGCCGACGTCCTCTCGAGGCGACAGTACGAGTCCCTGCTCGACGCCGCCGAAACGTACCGCGAGGCGCTGGTCGTTCGGCTCTGTGGGGACGTCGGCCTGCGCCCCGCGGAACTCGCCCGACTCACGATCGACGACGTCGAACAGGCGCGGATCGACCCGCCGCGGTATCTGGTCCGCGTGCCGGGAACCGAGGAAGGGCGTGACGGCCGGACCGCGTACCTCCCGACAAGGGTCGAGCGCGAACTCCGGCGGTACGCCAGGAGCAACGACCTCTCCCCGGCAGATCGGATCTTTTCGGTGACTCCGCGTCGACTCCAGATGCTCGTCTCCGACGTCGCCGACCGCGCGGCCGACCTGTACGACGACCCCGCGCTCGCGGACGTGTCGACGGGCGACCTCCGTCACTACTTCGCGTACCGCTCGCTCGTCGACCGCGGGATCAACCCTCGCGTCGTCAAGGCCGCCGGCGGCTGGCGCAGTTTCGAGGCCCTCGAGTCGTACCTCCCGGAGCCGACCGAGGCCGAGATCGTCGACGCCTTCGAGGCCATCGAGCGGCCGTCGGACCCGCGAGGCCGCGACCGGTCCCGGGCAGGCGACAGGGCGGACACGGTCGGCGACGATAGCGTCGTCCGGCTCCTGCTCGCCGCGAGCGACCAGTACGCGCTCGTCCGCCTCGACGAGGACGGCTACGTCGAACGCTGGAACCGCAGCGCGGCCGCCATGTTCGGCTACCGGGCCGGCGAAATCGTCGGCACGCACGTCTCGGCGTTCTACCCGGACGACGCCGTCGACGAGGGAGAGCCCGAGCGGGTGCTGTCGGCCGCCCTCGAGGACTCGGGCCACGAGGTCGAGGGGTGGCGCGTCCGCAAGGACGGGTCGACGTTCCGCGCGACGACGGTCGTCACCCCGCTGCGGGACGACCGGGGGCGACACCGCGGCTACGCGCTGTTCGTCCGCGACGTCTCGAGCTACTACGACGAACTCGCCGACCTCCGCGGCCGCCGGGCGGAACTCGAACGCCGGTACGCGCTGGCCCGGCGACACCGCGAACTGACGGAGTCGTTGCTCGAGGCCGACGACCACGAGGCGGTCGAGACGGAGACCTGCGAGACGCTGGCCCGGGGCGACGGCTACGAGTTCGCCTGGATCGACCGGACGACGATGGCCGACCGCCGCCGGGAGTGGCGCGTCGCGAGCGGGATCGAACCCGACGCGATCGACCCGCTCGCACCCGAGACGTGGGAGGCCGGGTCGACGGAGGACGACGACCGCTCCGAGGGCGAAGGAGACAGAGACTCCAGTATCCGGGTCGCCGAGCGCGACGGCCGGACGTTCGCACGCGTCCCGCTGGCGTACGGCGATACCACCTACGGCACGCTGACGGTCACGACCGACCGGGAGTCGGCCTTCGACGGGGACGAACGGTCCTGGCTCGCGACGATCGGCCGCCAGGTCGGCTACGCGATCACCGCCGTCCGCCGGCGGAACCTCCTGCTGTCGGATCGCGTCGTCGAGTTCGACCTCGCCTGTCGGGACGACCGCTCGTTCCTCGTGGACGTCTCCGAGCGGCTGGACTGTCGGTTCGAACTCGACTCGCTCGTGCCGACCTCGGAGTCGACCCAGCTGTACTACCTCCGGCTCGAGGACGCCGAGCCCGCGGCCGTGTTCGACCTCGCCCAGGAGAGCGACAGCGTCGCGGACTTCCGGCTGATCGAGACCTACGAGGACGGCTGGCGCGTCGAGTTCGTCGTCGAGGGCTCGTCACCGCTGTTGACCCTCTCGGAGTACGGCGTCACCGTCCGCGCGGCGACGGTGGAGTCCGGGACGGCGACGATCACCGGCGAGTGCGCCGGCGACGCGGACCTGCGGACGATCGTCGACGGGTTCCGGGCCGCGTTCCCCGACTCGGAACTGGTCGGCAAACGCGAGGCCGAACGGACCGTCCGGACCGCCCGCGAGTTCCGCGAGGGCCTCGAGGAACGGTTGACCGACCGCCAGGTCGCCGCGTTGCGAGCGGCGTACTTCGGAGGGTACTACGACTGGCCCCGCGAGAGCACGGCCGAGGAGATCGCCGACGCAATGGGGGTCTCCTCACCGACGCTGCACAACCACCTCCGGAAAGGCCAGCACGAACTCCTGCGGACGTTCTTCGACGACCCCTCCGACGACCGCCAGGAGTCCGACGGCGAGCGGGCCGCGACGACCGAGTGA
- the acs gene encoding acetate--CoA ligase, giving the protein MSQEDASLEARLEEQETFEPPESFVEQANVSDPGIYEEFEENWPESWERAAEFLDWDEPYDEVLDESEAPTYQWFTGGELNASYNCLDRHVENGAKNRAAIKWEGELGETRTYTYGDLLNEVNEFAAALRDLGVEEDDVVTMYMPMVPELPIAMLACARIGAPHSVVFAGFSADALATRMNDADSEYLITCDGYYRRGDALDHISKTNEGLEDVEHETETVVVDRLGDDLDHSLSESQHDYDELVEAHAGETVEPVSRDAEDMLFLMYTSGTTGKPKGVKHTTGGYLSYVTWTSHSVLDLEPEDTYWCSADIGWITGHSYILYGPLALGTTTVMYEGTPDYPDKDRFWEIVEKNRVDVFYTAPTAIRAFMKWGKEYPERHDLSSLRLLGTVGEPINPRAWKWYYKHIGGEECPIVDTWWQTETGGHMITTLPGINEMKPGSAGPGLPGIDVRIVDGAGEEVDAGEAGYLTVQKPWPGMLRTLYRNDERFVSEYWEEYSDPEADEWVYFPEDGAKIDDDGYITVLGRVDDVLNVSGHRLGTMEIESAVVGVEGIAEAAVVGGDHEVKGEAVYVYAIPEDGYGDQEDELEERAIESVEDSIGPIARPEEVVFTPELPKTRSGKIMRRLLEDIASGNELGNTSTLRNPDIVDQIADQVEND; this is encoded by the coding sequence ATGTCACAGGAGGATGCCAGTCTCGAGGCACGGCTCGAGGAGCAAGAGACGTTCGAACCTCCCGAGTCGTTCGTCGAGCAGGCGAACGTCTCCGATCCGGGGATCTACGAGGAGTTCGAGGAGAACTGGCCCGAGTCGTGGGAGCGGGCAGCGGAGTTCCTCGACTGGGACGAGCCCTACGACGAGGTATTGGACGAGTCCGAAGCGCCGACCTACCAGTGGTTCACCGGCGGGGAACTGAACGCGTCGTACAACTGTCTCGACAGGCACGTCGAAAACGGTGCGAAGAACCGGGCCGCGATCAAGTGGGAGGGTGAACTCGGCGAAACGCGGACCTACACCTACGGCGACCTTCTCAACGAGGTCAACGAGTTCGCGGCTGCGCTGCGGGACCTCGGCGTCGAGGAGGACGACGTCGTCACGATGTACATGCCGATGGTCCCGGAACTCCCGATCGCGATGCTAGCCTGTGCGCGCATCGGTGCGCCACACAGCGTCGTCTTCGCGGGCTTCTCCGCGGACGCGCTCGCGACCCGGATGAACGACGCCGACAGCGAGTACCTGATCACCTGTGACGGCTACTACCGGCGCGGGGACGCCCTCGACCACATCTCGAAGACCAACGAGGGCCTCGAGGATGTCGAGCACGAGACCGAGACCGTCGTCGTCGACCGGCTGGGCGACGACCTCGACCACTCGCTGTCCGAGAGCCAGCACGACTACGACGAACTGGTCGAGGCTCACGCGGGCGAGACGGTCGAACCGGTCTCCCGGGACGCCGAGGACATGCTGTTCCTGATGTACACCTCGGGGACCACGGGCAAGCCGAAAGGCGTCAAGCACACGACCGGCGGCTACCTCTCGTACGTGACCTGGACGAGTCACTCGGTGCTCGACCTCGAGCCGGAGGACACCTACTGGTGTTCGGCGGACATCGGCTGGATCACGGGTCACTCCTACATCCTCTACGGGCCGCTCGCGCTGGGGACGACGACGGTGATGTACGAGGGGACGCCGGACTACCCGGACAAGGATCGCTTCTGGGAGATCGTCGAGAAAAACCGCGTCGACGTCTTCTACACCGCGCCGACGGCGATCCGCGCGTTCATGAAGTGGGGTAAGGAGTACCCCGAGCGCCACGATCTCTCGTCGCTGCGCCTGCTGGGAACCGTCGGGGAGCCGATCAACCCGCGGGCCTGGAAGTGGTACTACAAGCACATCGGCGGCGAGGAGTGCCCGATCGTCGACACCTGGTGGCAGACCGAGACCGGCGGCCACATGATCACGACGCTGCCGGGCATCAACGAGATGAAACCCGGCTCCGCCGGCCCCGGCCTGCCGGGGATCGACGTCCGAATCGTGGACGGAGCCGGCGAGGAGGTCGACGCCGGCGAGGCCGGCTACCTGACCGTCCAGAAACCCTGGCCCGGGATGCTCCGGACCCTCTACCGGAACGACGAACGGTTCGTCTCCGAGTACTGGGAGGAATACTCCGACCCCGAGGCTGACGAGTGGGTCTACTTCCCCGAGGACGGCGCGAAGATCGACGACGACGGCTACATCACCGTCCTCGGCCGCGTCGACGACGTACTCAACGTCTCCGGGCACCGGCTGGGGACGATGGAGATCGAATCCGCCGTCGTCGGCGTCGAGGGAATCGCCGAGGCCGCCGTCGTCGGCGGCGACCACGAGGTCAAAGGTGAGGCCGTCTACGTCTACGCGATCCCCGAAGACGGCTACGGCGACCAGGAGGACGAACTCGAGGAGCGAGCCATCGAGTCGGTGGAGGACTCGATCGGCCCGATCGCACGGCCCGAGGAAGTGGTTTTCACGCCAGAACTGCCCAAGACGCGGTCGGGCAAGATCATGCGCCGACTGCTCGAGGACATCGCCAGCGGCAACGAACTCGGGAACACCTCGACGCTGCGTAACCCCGATATCGTCGACCAGATCGCCGACCAAGTCGAGAACGACTAA
- a CDS encoding VC_2705 family sodium/solute symporter, whose protein sequence is MTGTGTETGIPGITALPLQESLLPESLDISFKVVPAVLVLGMLALFLAIGFVFRVADTEDMWVAGRSIGNVENGMAIGANWMSAASYLGMAASIALAGFYGLVFVVGWTTGYFILLIFLAAQLRRFGKYTAPDFVGDRFNSDSARAIAAVTTFLIGFVYAIGQAKGMALVGLYVFGDFGFLLPGLDGYQVMVIFMMAITVGYLTLSGMLGATKNQAVQYTILIVAFLVGLFVVGYTNGYSTVLPQLEYGMLIDDLGSEFSEPFVTSSYYLWIATTFSLIVGTCGLPHVLVRFYTVESERTARWSTVWGLFFICLLYWSAPAFAAFGTDLYTTNVRPTYGDPGMASAASEVIVVLAAQLSNLPEWFVGIVAAGGIAAAIATVAGLFIAGSSAISHDIYTNIINEDATQRQQILVGRLSIVALGVLTTLAALDPASSIAALVGYAFALAGSVLFPMFFIGMWWENANRQGALAGMTTGLVLWSIPMINEIVPTYVSSLEAPLSAGLAQWMPAIGSALITLPIVFAVTIIVSLVTDDPPAETKRIVRQCHSPEPMGQQQTAEDVVADGGESQTPADD, encoded by the coding sequence ATGACTGGGACTGGGACTGAGACTGGGATACCGGGGATCACGGCCCTGCCGCTACAGGAAAGTCTGCTCCCCGAATCGCTGGACATCTCGTTCAAGGTGGTTCCGGCCGTCCTCGTGCTGGGGATGCTGGCGCTGTTCCTCGCGATCGGGTTCGTCTTCCGCGTGGCGGACACCGAAGACATGTGGGTCGCCGGCCGCTCGATCGGGAACGTCGAGAACGGGATGGCGATCGGCGCGAACTGGATGTCCGCCGCGTCCTACCTCGGGATGGCGGCATCGATCGCACTGGCCGGCTTCTACGGGCTGGTGTTCGTCGTCGGCTGGACGACGGGATACTTCATCCTGCTGATCTTCCTGGCGGCGCAGCTGCGCCGGTTCGGGAAGTACACCGCACCGGACTTCGTCGGCGACCGGTTCAACTCCGACAGCGCCCGCGCGATCGCCGCGGTGACGACGTTCCTCATCGGGTTCGTCTACGCTATCGGCCAGGCGAAGGGCATGGCGCTCGTCGGCCTGTACGTCTTCGGCGACTTCGGGTTCCTGCTCCCCGGACTCGACGGCTACCAGGTGATGGTCATCTTCATGATGGCGATCACCGTCGGCTACCTGACGCTGTCCGGGATGCTGGGCGCGACGAAGAACCAGGCGGTCCAGTACACCATCCTCATCGTGGCGTTCCTGGTCGGCCTGTTCGTCGTTGGCTACACGAACGGCTACTCGACGGTGCTGCCGCAACTCGAGTACGGCATGCTGATCGACGACCTCGGCAGCGAGTTCTCCGAACCGTTCGTCACCTCGAGTTACTACCTGTGGATCGCGACGACGTTCTCGCTGATCGTCGGGACCTGCGGGCTACCCCACGTGCTGGTGCGGTTCTACACGGTCGAGAGCGAGCGGACGGCCCGCTGGTCGACCGTCTGGGGGCTGTTCTTCATCTGTCTCCTGTACTGGAGCGCGCCGGCGTTCGCGGCGTTCGGGACCGACCTCTACACCACGAACGTCCGCCCGACGTACGGTGATCCCGGCATGGCGAGTGCGGCAAGCGAGGTCATCGTCGTGCTGGCCGCTCAGCTATCGAACCTGCCCGAGTGGTTCGTCGGCATCGTCGCCGCGGGCGGGATCGCCGCGGCCATCGCGACGGTCGCCGGGCTGTTCATCGCCGGCTCGTCGGCGATCAGCCACGACATCTACACGAACATCATCAACGAGGACGCGACCCAGCGTCAGCAGATCCTCGTCGGTCGCCTCTCGATCGTCGCGCTGGGCGTGCTGACCACGCTCGCGGCACTCGACCCCGCGTCGTCGATCGCCGCGCTGGTTGGCTACGCGTTCGCACTGGCTGGCTCCGTGCTGTTCCCGATGTTCTTCATCGGGATGTGGTGGGAGAACGCCAACCGCCAGGGTGCCCTCGCGGGCATGACCACCGGGCTGGTCCTCTGGTCCATCCCGATGATCAACGAGATCGTTCCGACGTACGTCTCCTCGCTGGAGGCACCGCTGTCGGCGGGGCTGGCACAGTGGATGCCGGCCATCGGCTCGGCGCTCATCACGCTGCCGATCGTCTTCGCGGTCACGATCATCGTCTCGCTGGTGACCGACGACCCGCCGGCCGAAACGAAGCGTATCGTCCGCCAGTGTCACAGCCCCGAACCGATGGGCCAGCAACAGACCGCGGAAGACGTCGTCGCCGACGGGGGCGAAAGCCAGACCCCCGCGGATGACTGA
- a CDS encoding DUF2110 family protein, giving the protein MVVLATKLYVDGDARERALDSLRSLVDNEIGELAVEYELGVRHDDFPSVTIEGDDATVARNVLREEFGEIVPDLEDGETHVGTLESWDEEGIALDAGTAVRIPTDELGLGPGSPTQLRERYGLVQHMPLRFVYDADGASRLADEERDRLYDWTRGNGRLNVNSATRAEVRATLNRAGHAQDYVTVERLGLLEQSVICTEDTDPPGLLASVGEYLPAELRCVVP; this is encoded by the coding sequence ATGGTCGTACTTGCAACCAAACTCTACGTCGACGGCGACGCCCGCGAGCGGGCGCTGGATTCCCTGCGGTCGCTCGTGGACAACGAGATCGGCGAACTGGCCGTCGAGTACGAACTCGGCGTCCGCCACGACGACTTCCCCTCGGTCACGATCGAGGGCGACGACGCCACCGTCGCACGCAACGTCCTCCGCGAGGAGTTCGGTGAGATCGTCCCCGATCTCGAGGACGGCGAGACCCACGTCGGCACGCTCGAATCGTGGGACGAGGAGGGGATCGCCCTCGACGCCGGAACGGCGGTCCGGATCCCGACCGACGAACTCGGGCTCGGGCCCGGTTCACCGACGCAACTGCGCGAGCGGTACGGGCTGGTCCAGCACATGCCCCTGCGGTTCGTCTACGACGCCGACGGCGCGTCGCGACTGGCCGACGAGGAGCGGGACCGCCTCTACGACTGGACCCGCGGCAACGGCCGCCTCAACGTCAACAGCGCCACCCGAGCGGAGGTTCGCGCGACGCTGAACCGCGCCGGTCACGCCCAGGACTACGTCACGGTCGAACGGCTGGGCCTCCTCGAGCAGAGCGTGATCTGTACCGAAGATACCGACCCGCCGGGGCTGCTGGCCAGCGTCGGCGAGTACCTCCCGGCGGAACTGCGCTGTGTCGTTCCCTGA
- a CDS encoding DUF5803 family protein, producing MNRRLLLAVVAVALLVGFAGCSTIFGGISDEELDREVEYDDLRDSDADVAIEIEDAGLITNGEFRAVYDLNGTEELSLYRSSFYRDEALDVYGVRYYHPNGTEMTGSELEVDQSRSSTEITVPDGNGTLAFSGSAGSRTFRLPAFVEGSYEVTLPEGYRTSNFLFGDVNPGGYEREIVDDRERLVWDQVDSTISLRFYLTRDITLFTGLIGVVVVLGTLGIGYYYLQVKQLREQREEMGLDVELEDDSDDGPGLL from the coding sequence ATGAATCGACGCCTCCTTCTCGCCGTCGTCGCGGTCGCACTGCTTGTCGGCTTCGCCGGCTGTTCGACGATCTTCGGCGGCATCTCCGACGAAGAACTCGATCGAGAGGTCGAGTACGACGACCTGCGCGACAGCGACGCGGACGTCGCCATCGAGATCGAAGACGCCGGTCTGATCACCAACGGCGAGTTCCGCGCGGTGTACGACCTCAACGGCACCGAGGAACTGTCGCTGTACCGCTCGTCGTTCTACCGCGACGAGGCGCTGGACGTCTACGGGGTCCGGTACTACCACCCGAACGGGACGGAAATGACGGGCTCGGAACTCGAGGTCGATCAGAGCCGCTCGAGCACCGAGATCACCGTCCCCGACGGGAACGGGACGCTCGCGTTCTCGGGAAGCGCCGGGAGCCGGACGTTCCGGCTGCCGGCCTTCGTCGAGGGATCCTACGAAGTGACCCTCCCCGAGGGGTACCGGACGTCGAACTTCCTGTTCGGCGACGTCAACCCGGGCGGCTACGAACGGGAGATCGTCGACGATCGGGAGCGACTGGTCTGGGATCAGGTCGATAGCACGATCTCGCTGCGGTTCTACCTGACCCGGGACATCACGCTGTTTACCGGCCTGATCGGGGTCGTCGTGGTGCTCGGAACCCTCGGTATCGGCTATTACTACCTGCAGGTCAAGCAACTGCGGGAGCAACGCGAGGAGATGGGGCTAGACGTCGAGCTCGAGGACGATTCGGACGACGGGCCGGGGCTACTGTAG
- a CDS encoding tRNA (cytidine(56)-2'-O)-methyltransferase: MHDDEPEAAVLRLGHRPGRDDRMTTHVGLTARALGADRVWFPDNAGQSLETVADITDRFGGPFEADLTDSPKALLREWDGRVVHLTMYGERVQDVETEIRRAHRDDGEPVLIVVGSEKVPFDVYELADWNVGVTNQPHSEVAGLAVFLDRLFEGEELEAEWEDADRRVVPMETGKRVESPDETGTEASDDG, translated from the coding sequence ATGCACGACGACGAACCCGAAGCCGCCGTCCTTCGGCTCGGCCACCGGCCCGGCCGGGACGACCGGATGACGACCCACGTCGGACTGACGGCCCGCGCACTCGGGGCCGACCGCGTGTGGTTCCCCGACAACGCCGGCCAGTCGCTCGAGACCGTCGCGGACATCACCGATCGGTTCGGCGGCCCCTTCGAGGCCGACCTCACCGACTCCCCGAAGGCACTGCTCCGCGAGTGGGACGGCCGCGTCGTCCATCTGACGATGTACGGGGAACGCGTCCAGGACGTCGAAACCGAGATCCGACGCGCCCACCGGGACGACGGCGAACCGGTCCTGATCGTCGTCGGCTCCGAGAAGGTGCCGTTCGACGTCTACGAGCTAGCCGACTGGAACGTCGGCGTCACGAACCAGCCCCACTCGGAGGTCGCCGGCCTCGCGGTCTTTCTCGACCGCCTGTTCGAGGGCGAGGAACTCGAGGCCGAGTGGGAGGACGCAGACCGCCGGGTCGTCCCGATGGAGACCGGGAAGCGAGTCGAGTCGCCCGACGAAACTGGGACGGAGGCAAGCGACGATGGGTGA